In Flavobacterium cerinum, one genomic interval encodes:
- a CDS encoding UDP-2,3-diacylglucosamine diphosphatase, which translates to MKKRIVDIVVISDVHLGTYGCHAKELLKYLNTIKPKTLILNGDIIDIWQFRKSYFPKSHLKVVKKLLDFSSKGTKVYYITGNHDEMLRKFSDTTMGNFSIVDKLVLELHDKKAWIFHGDIFDSSVHHAKWIAKLGGIGYDYLILLNRFINWCLIKMGKEPYSLSKKIKSSVKKAVKFISDFETTATDLAIEKNYDYVICGHIHEPKIIEKENKKGKTLYLNSGDWIENLTALEYNKKRWKLYQYSAETIQPEEEDYFEHENQLSQELLSLKILMKG; encoded by the coding sequence TTGAAAAAGAGAATTGTTGATATCGTTGTTATTTCCGATGTGCATTTAGGTACTTATGGCTGTCATGCGAAAGAATTGCTAAAATACCTAAACACGATCAAGCCCAAAACACTCATCTTAAATGGTGACATTATTGACATCTGGCAATTTCGGAAATCGTATTTTCCCAAGTCCCATTTAAAAGTAGTCAAAAAACTTCTGGATTTTTCATCAAAGGGAACCAAGGTGTATTACATAACCGGGAATCACGATGAAATGTTGCGTAAGTTTAGTGACACCACAATGGGGAATTTTTCCATAGTTGACAAACTCGTACTGGAGTTACACGACAAAAAAGCCTGGATTTTTCACGGTGACATCTTTGACAGTTCCGTTCACCATGCCAAATGGATTGCTAAGCTGGGCGGTATCGGTTATGATTATCTTATTCTACTCAACCGGTTTATCAACTGGTGTTTGATCAAAATGGGAAAAGAACCCTATTCCTTATCCAAAAAGATCAAAAGCAGCGTTAAAAAGGCGGTCAAATTTATTTCTGATTTTGAAACTACAGCAACCGATCTGGCAATTGAAAAGAATTATGATTATGTAATTTGCGGTCATATTCACGAGCCAAAGATCATCGAAAAAGAAAATAAAAAAGGGAAAACACTTTATTTGAATTCCGGTGACTGGATTGAAAATCTCACCGCATTGGAATACAATAAAAAAAGGTGGAAATTGTATCAATATTCAGCAGAAACAATTCAGCCGGAAGAAGAAGATTATTTTGAACATGAAAATCAGTTAAGTCAGGAATTATTATCTCTAAAAATACTGATGAAAGGTTAA
- a CDS encoding T9SS type A sorting domain-containing protein, whose product MKKTLLFLCLVLASINTTFAQSTTVPFNNLVIESGMFFKLNEIGEFQGTLTSVTINAVLNNSALETYANDLTVYVTANGDINSTGLLQIGGYEDLYASQSFLWANGDSDEPGTPVSGTVNLTTPINFDGTTYTVWLGNAYFEEGAGGIWTGTVTLNGLTEVTASSKDFLASKFTVFPNPANDVVTVANSNNLLVNEIAINDINGRTVKTVKLNAVTEAQVNVAELNAGIYFMNITTNEGVTTKKIIKK is encoded by the coding sequence ATGAAAAAAACATTACTTTTTTTATGCCTTGTGTTGGCATCAATAAACACAACATTTGCACAATCAACAACAGTTCCGTTTAACAATCTGGTTATTGAGAGCGGAATGTTTTTTAAGCTTAATGAGATCGGAGAATTTCAGGGGACACTAACTAGTGTTACGATAAATGCAGTACTTAACAATTCGGCTTTAGAGACTTATGCTAACGATTTAACTGTTTATGTTACTGCTAATGGAGACATTAACTCAACCGGACTTTTGCAAATCGGAGGATATGAAGATCTTTATGCGAGTCAGAGCTTTTTATGGGCAAACGGAGATTCTGACGAACCGGGAACACCAGTGAGCGGAACGGTTAATTTAACGACACCTATTAATTTTGACGGAACAACTTATACCGTTTGGTTAGGTAATGCCTACTTTGAAGAAGGTGCCGGTGGAATTTGGACAGGTACTGTGACTCTAAACGGATTAACAGAAGTTACAGCTTCTTCAAAAGATTTCTTAGCATCTAAATTTACAGTTTTCCCTAACCCGGCAAATGATGTAGTAACGGTAGCAAACAGCAATAATCTTTTAGTAAACGAAATTGCAATCAATGATATTAACGGAAGAACAGTAAAAACCGTTAAATTAAATGCAGTTACTGAAGCTCAGGTGAATGTAGCTGAATTAAACGCTGGTATCTATTTTATGAATATTACAACCAATGAAGGTGTAACGACTAAAAAGATTATCAAAAAATAA
- a CDS encoding thiol-disulfide oxidoreductase DCC family protein: MEGLPQNKKIVLFDGFCNLCDSSVQFIIRHDKNDVFRFLPIQSELGQQVIRYIGVDTAKTDSIILYEPGISYHYKADAAISIAKTIGGLYSFLGLFSWIPKPISNAVYDYVAKNRYKWYGKKDQCMLPSPEIKAKFL; encoded by the coding sequence ATGGAAGGATTGCCACAAAACAAAAAAATTGTGCTTTTTGACGGCTTCTGTAATTTATGTGACAGTTCCGTTCAATTTATCATCCGACACGATAAAAATGATGTATTTCGATTTTTACCGATACAATCAGAATTAGGCCAACAAGTGATTCGTTATATCGGAGTGGATACAGCTAAAACGGATAGCATTATTCTATATGAGCCCGGTATATCCTACCATTATAAAGCCGATGCCGCTATTTCGATAGCCAAAACAATCGGAGGTCTCTATTCCTTTTTAGGTTTATTCAGCTGGATTCCAAAACCGATTTCTAATGCTGTTTATGACTATGTTGCTAAAAACCGTTATAAATGGTACGGCAAAAAAGACCAGTGTATGTTACCGAGTCCGGAAATAAAAGCAAAATTTTTATAA
- the bshA gene encoding N-acetyl-alpha-D-glucosaminyl L-malate synthase BshA — translation MKIAIVCYPTFGGSGVVATELGLELARRGHEIHFITYSQPVRLALLNPNIHYHEVHVPEYPLFHYQPYELALSSKLVDMVKLHKIELLHVHYAIPHAYAGYMAKKMLEDEGIRIPMVTTLHGTDITLVGNHPFYKPAVCFSINKSDVVTSVSHSLREETYRLFDIKKEIEVIPNFIEIDKNRIDENSPCHRSLMATKEEKIITHISNFRKVKRIPDVVKIFNEIQKEIPSKLMMVGDGPEKEVAEKLCDDLGITDKVIFFGNSSEIDKILCYSDLFLLPSETESFGLAALEAMACGVPVISSNSGGLPEVNRQGYSGYLSDVGNVQEMAANAVSILSDDQKLLNFKKNALEVSKEFDIMNILPVYEALYQKALEDFA, via the coding sequence ATGAAAATTGCTATAGTATGTTATCCTACCTTTGGAGGTAGTGGTGTAGTGGCTACTGAACTCGGACTGGAACTGGCCCGGAGAGGTCACGAAATTCATTTTATAACGTATAGTCAGCCGGTTCGACTGGCTTTACTAAATCCAAATATTCATTACCACGAAGTACACGTACCGGAATACCCTTTATTTCATTACCAACCCTACGAATTGGCATTGTCCAGTAAGTTGGTCGACATGGTAAAACTGCATAAAATTGAACTTTTACACGTACATTATGCTATTCCGCATGCCTATGCCGGTTATATGGCAAAAAAAATGCTGGAAGATGAAGGAATCCGTATTCCGATGGTAACGACACTTCACGGAACGGATATTACTTTGGTAGGAAACCACCCTTTTTATAAACCGGCTGTGTGTTTCAGTATCAATAAATCGGATGTGGTGACTTCGGTTTCTCATAGCCTGAGAGAAGAAACTTACCGTCTTTTTGATATTAAAAAAGAGATTGAGGTTATTCCGAACTTTATCGAAATAGATAAAAACAGAATCGATGAAAATTCGCCTTGTCATCGTTCGTTAATGGCAACCAAAGAAGAAAAAATCATTACACATATCAGTAACTTCCGAAAAGTAAAACGTATACCGGATGTCGTAAAAATATTCAACGAAATTCAAAAGGAAATCCCGTCTAAATTAATGATGGTAGGGGATGGACCGGAAAAAGAAGTTGCCGAGAAATTATGTGATGACCTGGGAATTACCGATAAAGTTATTTTCTTCGGAAACAGTAGTGAGATCGATAAGATTTTGTGTTATTCCGACTTGTTCTTATTGCCTTCGGAGACCGAAAGTTTCGGATTGGCTGCATTGGAAGCTATGGCTTGTGGCGTACCGGTGATTTCAAGTAATTCCGGTGGATTGCCTGAAGTGAACAGACAAGGGTACTCCGGTTATCTGAGTGATGTCGGAAATGTACAGGAAATGGCAGCTAATGCCGTTTCGATATTATCAGACGATCAAAAATTACTGAACTTTAAAAAGAATGCGCTGGAAGTTTCAAAAGAATTTGATATTATGAATATCCTTCCTGTTTACGAAGCATTATATCAGAAAGCATTAGAAGATTTTGCATAA
- a CDS encoding endonuclease MutS2: protein MISITDKTLQDLEFKTILETVSDSCNTEIGKQKALEITPFRDEETLMNALKQTSEYVASYTNNNVIPNHYFDAIHNELKYLAIEDSFLELSSFRKISALSDTANTLILFLKKFEDYYPKLYLRASEIELTKFIIQKIDEVVDKYGEIKDNASPDLVEIRRNMNLVRGKINQSFGSALSSYNSMGYLDDIRETIVDNRRVLAVLAMYRRKVKGTILGSSKTGSITYIEPEATLRYSRELSNLEYEEREEITRILKQLTNAIRPYIGLLKEYQEFLSDIDVIASKAKYANKINGLLPKISTEKRLYFREAYHPILYLNNKQKNAPTYPQTIELTDENRIIVISGPNAGGKSITLKTIGLLQLMLQSGILIPVHERSETFLFDRILTDIGDNQSIENHLSTYSYRLKNMNYFLKKCNAKTLFLIDEFGTGSDPELGGALAETFLEEFYHREAFGIITTHYTNLKILANELPFATNANMLFDEKSLEPMYKLHLGQAGSSFTFEVAQKNGIPYGLINRAKKKVEGDKVRFDKTIANLQKERSRLEKTSQNLKEEETRAREESKKMEGINTKIQQKLESYQELFDSNQRLIYMGQKLDDISEKYFNNKNKKELIGEFLKMVEIENSKRKKITAKEKKAKEVVQKEIIEEVKEKVEVIRKEKKEKKIKAIQEESNKPKIPLKVGDRVRMIDGKAVGSIDAIEKNKATVNYGIFTSKVALDNLELVERKK from the coding sequence ATGATTTCAATTACCGATAAAACCCTTCAGGATTTAGAATTTAAAACCATACTGGAAACCGTTTCGGATTCATGCAATACCGAGATCGGAAAACAGAAGGCTCTTGAAATTACACCGTTTCGAGACGAAGAGACACTCATGAATGCTTTAAAGCAAACATCGGAGTATGTCGCTTCCTATACGAATAATAACGTCATCCCGAATCACTATTTTGATGCGATTCATAACGAACTGAAATATTTAGCTATTGAAGACAGTTTTCTGGAATTAAGTAGCTTTCGAAAAATAAGTGCACTTTCCGATACTGCTAATACCCTAATCCTCTTTTTAAAAAAATTCGAGGATTACTACCCAAAATTGTACTTACGAGCGTCAGAAATCGAGTTAACCAAGTTTATTATTCAGAAAATTGACGAGGTAGTAGACAAATACGGCGAGATAAAAGACAATGCTTCACCCGACTTAGTTGAAATCCGTCGTAATATGAATCTGGTACGCGGTAAAATCAACCAAAGTTTCGGTTCCGCCCTGTCCAGTTATAACAGCATGGGTTATTTGGATGATATCCGGGAAACTATTGTCGACAATCGTCGCGTACTCGCTGTACTGGCCATGTATCGTCGTAAAGTAAAAGGTACGATATTAGGCAGTTCCAAAACCGGAAGTATTACCTATATCGAACCGGAAGCGACATTGCGTTATTCACGCGAATTGAGCAATCTGGAATACGAAGAACGTGAGGAAATCACCCGTATTTTAAAGCAATTAACCAATGCGATCCGTCCTTATATCGGACTTTTAAAAGAATATCAGGAATTCCTGAGCGACATTGACGTAATTGCTTCCAAAGCAAAATATGCGAATAAAATAAACGGATTGCTACCCAAAATTTCAACTGAAAAAAGGTTGTATTTCCGGGAAGCCTACCATCCGATTTTGTATTTAAACAATAAGCAGAAAAATGCGCCTACGTATCCGCAAACAATAGAGCTGACCGATGAAAACCGGATCATTGTGATTTCCGGTCCAAATGCCGGCGGTAAAAGTATCACGCTAAAAACCATCGGTTTATTACAATTGATGTTACAGAGCGGTATTTTAATTCCGGTTCACGAACGAAGCGAAACCTTTTTATTTGACCGGATTTTGACTGATATTGGCGATAACCAATCGATCGAAAACCATCTGAGTACGTATAGCTACCGCTTAAAAAACATGAATTATTTCCTAAAGAAATGCAATGCCAAAACCTTATTCCTTATCGATGAGTTCGGTACCGGATCCGATCCTGAGTTGGGTGGTGCATTAGCCGAAACTTTTCTGGAAGAATTCTATCACCGGGAAGCCTTCGGTATTATTACCACGCATTATACCAATCTAAAAATATTGGCCAATGAATTGCCGTTTGCGACCAATGCCAATATGCTATTCGATGAAAAATCACTGGAACCGATGTATAAATTACATCTGGGACAAGCCGGTAGTTCCTTTACCTTTGAAGTAGCACAGAAAAACGGAATCCCTTACGGATTGATCAATCGGGCTAAAAAGAAAGTGGAAGGCGACAAAGTGCGTTTTGACAAAACGATAGCCAACCTTCAGAAAGAGCGTTCCCGACTTGAAAAAACTTCTCAGAATCTAAAAGAAGAAGAAACCCGGGCACGTGAGGAAAGCAAGAAAATGGAAGGGATTAATACCAAAATCCAGCAAAAACTGGAAAGCTATCAGGAGTTGTTTGACTCCAATCAGCGTTTGATCTATATGGGTCAGAAACTAGACGATATTTCCGAAAAGTACTTTAATAATAAGAACAAAAAAGAGTTAATCGGCGAATTTCTGAAAATGGTTGAAATTGAAAATTCCAAGCGTAAAAAAATTACTGCTAAGGAGAAAAAAGCCAAAGAAGTCGTTCAAAAAGAGATTATAGAAGAAGTAAAAGAAAAGGTTGAAGTTATCCGAAAAGAGAAAAAGGAGAAGAAAATAAAAGCCATTCAGGAAGAAAGCAACAAGCCTAAAATCCCGCTTAAGGTAGGCGATCGTGTTCGTATGATCGACGGAAAAGCAGTGGGCAGCATTGATGCAATCGAAAAGAACAAAGCCACTGTTAATTACGGTATTTTCACTTCCAAAGTAGCATTGGACAATCTGGAACTGGTAGAACGCAAAAAATAG
- a CDS encoding DUF1801 domain-containing protein: MQSTATTPDAYLDTLPDDRKSAMTKLRQIIKANLPEGFQEGMGYGMMGYSVPHTTYPNGYHCDPKQPLPFLGLASQKNFIAVYHMGIYADKDLYDWFVSEYPKHVKTKLDMGKSCIRFKKMDTIPYDLLAELFTKMTVEDWILRYETMLKR; the protein is encoded by the coding sequence ATGCAGTCAACAGCAACAACACCGGATGCCTATTTAGATACATTACCGGACGATCGGAAATCGGCAATGACGAAATTACGACAAATCATTAAAGCCAATTTGCCGGAAGGATTTCAGGAAGGAATGGGATATGGGATGATGGGGTATTCGGTTCCGCATACAACCTATCCGAACGGATATCATTGTGATCCGAAACAACCGCTTCCGTTTTTAGGTTTGGCTTCTCAAAAGAACTTTATTGCAGTTTACCATATGGGGATTTATGCAGACAAGGATTTATATGACTGGTTTGTATCCGAATACCCGAAGCATGTTAAAACAAAACTGGACATGGGAAAAAGCTGTATCCGATTTAAAAAAATGGATACGATTCCATATGATTTATTAGCGGAACTTTTTACTAAAATGACAGTGGAAGACTGGATTTTACGCTATGAAACGATGCTGAAACGGTAA
- a CDS encoding T9SS-dependent choice-of-anchor J family protein has product MKKTLLFAGLLLGTMFAGNAQTTTIFEENFELNTALTGWTLRNLDGLTPNGNYATVFGTNAWAVVTWNSEPGNKVASTTSWFNPAGQANRWLITPQITLPANSQIQVAFKAKSGDSDPTYQDGYSLLVSTTGTNAADFTNVIYNTASEANTWQNRSYSLSQFAGQNIYIAWRNNNNDKNLLSIDDVAVLAMTTASTDDFLASKFTVFPNPANDVVNVANNGNVLVDAIAINDINGRTVKTVKLDAVSEAQVNIADLNSGVYFMNITTNEGVATKKIIKK; this is encoded by the coding sequence ATGAAAAAAACTTTACTTTTTGCCGGCTTATTGCTGGGAACCATGTTTGCAGGAAATGCACAAACAACAACAATTTTTGAAGAAAATTTTGAATTGAATACAGCACTAACAGGATGGACGTTACGTAATCTTGACGGATTAACACCAAATGGAAATTATGCAACGGTTTTCGGAACGAATGCATGGGCTGTGGTAACCTGGAATTCAGAACCGGGGAATAAAGTGGCTTCAACAACATCGTGGTTTAACCCGGCCGGTCAAGCTAACAGATGGTTGATCACGCCGCAAATTACACTTCCTGCTAACAGCCAGATTCAAGTTGCCTTTAAAGCGAAATCGGGAGATTCAGATCCGACGTATCAGGATGGATATAGCTTGTTAGTATCGACTACAGGAACAAACGCTGCGGATTTTACAAATGTGATTTACAACACTGCATCTGAGGCGAATACCTGGCAGAATAGATCGTATTCATTGTCACAATTTGCCGGGCAGAATATCTATATTGCCTGGAGAAATAATAACAACGACAAGAATCTATTGAGTATTGATGATGTTGCTGTTCTTGCTATGACTACGGCTTCAACTGACGATTTCTTAGCTTCTAAGTTCACGGTTTTCCCTAATCCGGCTAATGATGTGGTAAATGTGGCTAATAACGGTAATGTATTGGTTGATGCAATTGCAATTAATGATATTAACGGAAGAACGGTAAAAACAGTAAAATTAGACGCTGTTTCGGAAGCTCAGGTAAATATAGCAGACCTGAATTCGGGTGTTTATTTTATGAATATTACAACGAATGAAGGTGTAGCGACTAAAAAGATTATTAAAAAATAA
- the aroC gene encoding chorismate synthase, which yields MVGNTYGTLFRITTFGESHGEALGGIIDGCPAGIALDFEAIQKEMQRRKPGQSAIVTQRKEEDEVQFLSGIFEGKTTGTPIGFIVPNTNQKSDDYSHIKDTYRPSHADYVYEQKYGIRDYRGGGRSSARETASRVVAGAIAKQAMPEIKINAFVSSVGDIFIDKPYQALDFSLTESNAVRCPDLASAEKMEAYIKEIRKAGDTVGGTVTCVIQNVPIGLGEPVFDKLHAELGKAMLSINAVKGFEYGSGFCGAKMKGSEHNDPYNPDGTTKSNLSGGIQGGISNGMDIYFRVAFKPVATIMQKQEVLDNKGNLIEQQGKGRHDPCVVPRAVPIVEAMAAIVLLDFFLRK from the coding sequence ATGGTAGGAAATACATATGGAACATTATTCAGAATAACCACATTCGGAGAATCACATGGAGAGGCTTTAGGTGGAATTATTGACGGATGCCCGGCAGGTATCGCTTTGGATTTTGAAGCAATTCAAAAGGAAATGCAACGCAGAAAACCGGGACAATCGGCAATCGTTACGCAACGGAAAGAGGAAGATGAAGTGCAATTTTTATCCGGAATTTTTGAAGGAAAAACAACAGGTACGCCAATAGGATTTATTGTACCGAATACCAATCAGAAATCGGATGATTATTCACATATAAAAGATACGTATCGTCCGAGCCATGCTGATTATGTATACGAACAAAAATATGGAATCCGGGATTATCGCGGAGGCGGACGCAGTTCAGCCCGTGAAACAGCCAGTAGAGTTGTAGCCGGTGCAATTGCAAAACAAGCCATGCCGGAAATTAAAATCAACGCATTTGTATCGTCGGTAGGAGATATTTTTATCGATAAGCCTTATCAGGCACTGGATTTTTCGTTGACGGAAAGTAATGCGGTACGTTGTCCGGATTTGGCCTCAGCCGAAAAAATGGAAGCGTATATAAAAGAGATTCGTAAAGCGGGTGATACGGTTGGCGGTACGGTAACCTGTGTGATTCAAAATGTACCGATTGGTTTGGGAGAACCGGTTTTCGATAAATTACATGCGGAGTTAGGTAAAGCCATGTTATCTATTAATGCCGTAAAAGGATTTGAATACGGAAGTGGCTTTTGCGGCGCTAAAATGAAAGGAAGTGAGCATAATGATCCGTATAATCCGGACGGAACTACAAAAAGCAATTTGTCCGGTGGTATTCAGGGAGGAATAAGTAATGGTATGGATATTTACTTCCGGGTGGCTTTTAAACCGGTGGCAACAATTATGCAGAAACAAGAAGTGCTTGATAATAAAGGAAATTTGATTGAACAACAGGGGAAAGGACGTCATGATCCTTGTGTTGTGCCACGTGCGGTGCCAATTGTCGAGGCAATGGCTGCAATTGTCCTGTTAGATTTTTTCTTACGCAAGTGA